From the genome of Spinacia oleracea cultivar Varoflay chromosome 2, BTI_SOV_V1, whole genome shotgun sequence, one region includes:
- the LOC110795791 gene encoding probable carboxylesterase 8 isoform X1 encodes MDPYKFLKISPNPDGTITRLTPTILVPTTEQQQQNISNSETDEDDHTVVSKDVPLNTAKNTFVRIFRPAALQHYSTSKLPLIIYFHGGGFVFYSAGTVFFHKSCNSMSAAIPAVIVSVDYRLAPESRLPAAYDDAVEAILWVRDQALSCGSGGEGADPWLQEFADFGRCFLMGSSSGANITYHAGLRALDHDLSPMKIKGLIINQAYFGGVERTDSELRLVDDKIIPLPANDVMWSLALPVGADRNHGFCNPMAENTHSDKIGRLPSCLVNGYEGDPLVDRQKEFVKMLESRGVHVVAVFDEGGFHAVELFEPQRAQALVVMIKDFIGSVSPRSTI; translated from the exons ATGGATCCTTACAAATTCCTTAAAATATCCCCAAACCCAGATGGCACAATTACCAGACTTACCCCTACCATCTTGGTACCAACAactgaacaacaacaacaaaatattAGTAATTCTGAAACTGATGAAGATGATCACACAGTTGTCTCCAAAGATGTACCTCTTAACACAGCCAAGAACACCTTTGTTCGCATTTTCCGACCTGCAGCATTACAACACTACTCAACTAGCAAGCTCCCTCTTATTATTTACTTTCACGGTGGCGGTTTCGTGTTTTACTCAGCTGGCACAGTCTTCTTTCATAAGTCCTGCAACAGCATGTCTGCTGCTATTCCTGCTGTCATTGTGTCTGTGGATTATCGGTTGGCGCCGGAGAGTCGTCTCCCCGCCGCGTATGATGATGCTGTTGAAGCTATCTTGTGGGTCCGGGACCAAGCTTTGAGCTGTGGTAGTGGTGGAGAAGGAGCTGATCCTTGGTTGCAAGAGTTTGCTGATTTTGGTCGGTGTTTTCTGATGGGTAGTAGTTCTGGTGCCAATATTACTTACCATGCAG GTTTACGTGCATTAGATCATGATCTATCACCAATGAAGATCAAAGGGCTAATAATAAATCAAGCATATTTTGGAGGAGTGGAGAGAACAGATTCAGAATTAAGATTAGTCGATGACAAAATCATTCCATTACCAGCTAATGATGTCATGTGGTCACTTGCCCTGCCCGTTGGTGCTGACCGTAACCACGGTTTCTGCAATCCAATGGCTGAGAACACCCACAGTGACAAGATCGGACGGCTCCCAAGCTGCCTCGTCAACGGGTACGAAGGGGACCCACTTGTGGACAGGCAGAAGGAATTTGTTAAAATGCTAGAGTCACGTGGTGTGCACGTGGTGGCCGTATTTGACGAGGGAGGGTTCCATGCTGTGGAGTTGTTTGAGCCTCAACGAGCCCAAGCTTTGGTTgttatgattaaggattttattgGGTCCGTTTCTCCAAGATCCACTATTTAG
- the LOC110795811 gene encoding probable carboxylesterase 9 produces the protein MSKFNPYEHLKVSLNDDGTLHRYNKMAHIPPNLNPGKAEAVASKDITIDMEKNIWVRVYCPTNLPSNDDGCVAKLPIIVFFHGGGWIDHGVADIFCHESCVQFARDMPAIIISLEYRLSPEHKLPAQYEDAMDTVLWIRQQMLDPNGEQWLKEYGDFSRCYLGGRGNGGNMAYNACIRAADVDISPLKISGIILNQPMFSGNHRTKSELKYACDELYPLPVWDLMWELALPKGTDRDHRYCNPIKDPALKSKIAKIGRCLVIGYSMDPMVDRQQEFVAMLLGGGAKVHAHFDVGFHGVDLIDSKRSSYNLQLIKDFVY, from the coding sequence atgTCAAAATTCAATCCGTATGAACACCTTAAGGTCTCACTGAATGACGATGGAACGTTGCATCGTTACAATAAAATGGCTCATATACCACCAAATCTCAACCCTGGCAAGGCAGAAGCAGTGGCATCCAAAGATATCACAATAGACATGGAAAAGAATATATGGGTTAGAGTTTATTGTCCAACCAACTTACCATCAAATGATGATGGATGTGTTGCTAAACTTCCCATCATAGTTTTCTTTCATGGTGGAGGATGGATTGATCATGGTGTGGCTGATATTTTCTGTCATGAAAGTTGTGTTCAATTTGCACGTGATATGCCCGCTATAATTATATCTTTAGAATATCGATTATCCCCAGAGCATAAACTACCAGCACAATATGAAGACGCAATGGATACAGTGTTATGGATTCGACAACAAATGTTAGATCCCAACGGTGAACAATGGTTGAAAGAATATGGAGACTTTTCAAGGTGTTATTTAGGGGGAAGGGGGAATGGCGGTAACATGGCATATAATGCATGCATTAGGGCTGCCGATGTTGATATTAGCCCTTTAAAAATATCCGGGATAATCCTAAACCAACCTATGTTTAGTGGAAATCATAGGACTAAATCTGAGTTAAAGTATGCATGTGATGAGTTATATCCATTGCCAGTTTGGGATTTAATGTGGGAATTGGCATTGCCTAAAGggacagacagagatcataggTATTGTAACCCTATTAAGGATCCTGCCTTAAAAAGTAAGATTGCCAAAATAGGAAGGTGTTTGGTGATTGGATATAGTATGGATCCAATGGTTGATAGACAACAAGAATTTGTTGCAATGTTATTGGGTGGTGGTGCTAAAGTTCATGCTCATTTTGATGTTGGGTTTCATGGGGTTGATTTGATTGATTCTAAACGAAGTTCTTACAATTTGCAACTAATCAAGGATTTTGTTTATTAA
- the LOC110795792 gene encoding receptor-like serine/threonine-protein kinase At2g45590 — translation MPSRQLSPPLPPHQAISPHLIPVLAVAGAGVFSLIIVFFVLYRKLKLSRRTAPVDEDREAHRRRESLPELRRFSFSLLRKSTASFSMSQRLGQGGFGSVYRATLPSTGENVAVKVMETSGTIQGEREFHNELSLANRVICTVGSPYLVSVLGYSCGGGRRSRSGGGGGGGGERKLLVYELMVNGSLQEKLLDSKCVELSVWEKRYKVILDVARALYYLHYDCGPTPVVHGDVKPSNVLLDEEFNAKLGDFGLATILDGIEKERDDEFRVLVQIDDDDGDCEGNDDNKVKLEEDIGSIVEEEVETESVVTTVEQSPTTVGSNLMTSPSDGFERASSLPESWVDKMSVESGKIGGKKKNGGSGRDYWWWKQDNGGGNGGVGGSESGRVKDYVMEWIGSEIKKERPKSSDLIGGERTASGLTCNDGGGDKIEGKKVKKKRMDWWRVSMDEDKFRRKREKNRRPREWWKEEFCEELTKKSKCNIKKKKTGVKSSGGGELWWQRDEDFVAPERKKRTKSRGSLGSIDWWLDGLSGELRGGRRHSQDWASGEIPKSGGISSTPSMRGTVCYIAPEYGGGGQISEKCDVYSFGVLVLVIISGRRPLQVLASPMSEFERANLVSWARQLAYNGKLLDLVDSSIQSLDKDQTMLCITIALLCLQRSPCKRPSMKDIVEMLTGEAEPPHLPFEFSPSPPSNFPFKSRKKAR, via the coding sequence ATGCCCTCCCGGCAACTTTCGCCGCCATTACCGCCGCACCAGGCTATCTCTCCTCACCTTATCCCTGTTCTTGCCGTCGCCGGGGCCGGAGTTTTTTCTCTCATCATTGTTTTTTTCGTTCTTTATCGGAAGCTTAAGCTTAGTCGCCGTACCGCACCTGTTGATGAGGATAGAGAAGCTCATCGCCGTCGAGAAAGTTTGCCGGAGCTCCGGCGTTTTTCGTTCTCTCTGCTCCGTAAATCCACCGCTTCTTTTTCTATGTCTCAACGCCTCGGGCAAGGCGGGTTTGGTTCTGTCTACCGCGCCACCCTTCCTTCTACGGGAGAGAATGTCGCTGTGAAGGTTATGGAAACTTCTGGAACTATTCAAGGCGAACGTGAGTTTCACAACGAACTTTCGCTTGCTAATCGCGTTATCTGCACTGTTGGATCGCCGTACCTTGTTTCAGTCCTTGGTTACTCGTGCGGCGGAGGAAGGCGAAGCCGGAGCGGCGGCGGAGGTggtggaggaggagagagaaagcttctGGTTTACGAATTAATGGTGAATGGAAGCTTGCAGGAGAAGCTATTGGACAGTAAATGTGTGGAGCTTTCGGTTTGGGAGAAGCGGTATAAGGTAATACTAGATGTAGCTAGGGCACTGTATTATTTGCATTATGATTGTGGACCAACTCCCGTTGTTCATGGTGATGTGAAACCTAGCAATGTGTTGCTTGATGAGGAATTTAATGCCAAACTGGGGGATTTTGGGTTGGCTacgattttggatggaattgagaaggagagagatgatgaatttagggttttggttcagatagatgatgatgatggtgattgtGAGGGTAATGATGATAATAAGGTGAAATTGGAGGAAGATATTGGGTCAATTGTCGAGGAGGAGGTGGAGACTGAGAGTGTGGTTACGACGGTGGAGCAGTCACCGACGACGGTGGGGAGTAATTTGATGACTTCGCCATCGGATGGGTTCGAGAGGGCGAGTAGTTTGCCGGAGAGTTGGGTGGATAAGATGAGTGTTGAGAGTGGGAAGATaggagggaagaagaagaatggGGGTTCAGGAAGGGATTATTGGTGGTGGAAGCAGGATAACGGTGGTGGTAATGGGGGTGTTGGTGGGTCAGAATCAGGGAGAGTGAAGGATTATGTGATGGAGTGGATTGGGAGTGAGATAAAGAAGGAAAGGCCTAAAAGTTCTGATTtgattggaggagagagaactgCTTCTGGTTTGACTTGTAATGACGGTGGTGGTGATAAAATTGAGGGGAAGAAGGTAAAGAAGAAGAGGATGGATTGGTGGCGGGTTTCAATGGATGAGGATAAGTTTAGGAGGAAGAGAGAAAAGAATAGGAGGCCAAGGGAGTGGTGGAAGGAGGAGTTCTGTGAGGAGCTGACTAAGAAAAGTAAATGCAATATCAAGAAGAAGAAGACAGGGGTGAAATCGAGTGGCGGAGGTGAATTGTGGTGGCAAAGGGATGAAGATTTTGTTGCCCCTGAGAGGAAGAAGAGAACGAAAAGTAGGGGTAGTTTAGGAAGCATTGATTGGTGGTTAGATGGTTTAAGCGGTGAGCTTCGGGGTGGCCGGAGACATAGTCAAGATTGGGCGAGTGGGGAAATACCCAAAAGTGGTGGGATTAGTAGCACACCTAGTATGAGAGGGACTGTATGTTACATTGCTCCTGAgtatggtggtggtggtcagATATCAGAAAAATGTGATGTATATAGTTTTGGTGTTTTGGTATTGGTCATCATTTCAGGCCGTCGTCCATTGCAAGTATTGGCTTCTCCAATGTCAGAATTCGAGAGGGCGAATTTGGTTTCCTGGGCAAGGCAGTTGGCTTACAATGGCAAACTCTTGGACCTTGTAGACTCCTCAATTCAGTCATTGGATAAAGATCAAACTATGCTATGCATCACAATTGCACTCCTCTGTTTACAAAGATCACCTTGTAAGCGGCCTAGCATGAAAGACATTGTAGAAATGTTGACCGGGGAAGCCGAGCCACCCCATTTGCCATTCGAGTTCTCTCCATCACCGCCTTCGAATTTCCCCTTCAAGTCAAGGAAGAAGGCCCGGTGA
- the LOC110795790 gene encoding UTP:RNA uridylyltransferase 1: MNGAGGAGDQPFPPHFSPQPPISNEGGEFLLRLVQNRQQQQQQQQQPSYLPHNLFSPSPPSQNFSLDPAVAAIGPSVPGNFPYNHNNYHHQHDQSRSPFPLSHQTQNPNYSYQGFQRPNTHTPSIFSAPHQHFDLLRRQQPPQQQHSGTGYFGNFPNTSNSAEDGSLRLKKLELELNLLKERELGSGLGTRGVNGFDSNRRIDPNVNWGYGSPEQRRSGPPPGFSSTPGNQRRDFGSLSNGRGEISSSSGELKRSNHRGFGSNSKSYENERRLSSRDSGNGLSGQLEHPGLPTGSSLHSVLASDIEFSLLNDHDEGVDNGAYQDEVDDVSEQLAESVLEEDQADTSATTKNSRDKDFRKDARGKWILSQRIRNTRRTIECRKDIDRLDAPFLAIYESLIPAEEEKAKQKQLLTLLEKLVCKHWPKAKLYLYGSCGNSFGVLKSDIDVCLAIDDPYLNKVVMLVKLAEILKSSNLQDVQALTRARVPIVKLMDPVTGISCDICVNNVLAVVNTKLLRDYAEIDGRLRQLAFLVKHWAKSRGVNETYQGTLSSYAYVLMCIHFLQLRNPPILPCLQRMKATYAVTVDNIECAFFDEVEKLRDFGARNNENISKLLWGFFHYWAYCHDYPNHVISVRHGYILRKQEKDWTRRVGNDRHLICIEDPFETSHDLGRVVDKRSIKVLREEFERAAEILQNDPNPCVTLFEPYIPG; this comes from the exons ATGAACGGCGCCGGAGGTGCCGGCGACCAGCCTTTCCCGCCTCACTTCTCTCCTCAACCACCCATTTCCAACGAAGGCGGCGAATTTCTCCTCCGTCTTGTCCAAAACCgccaacaacagcagcagcaacaacaacaaccgtCTTACCTCCCTCACAACCTTTTCTCACCTTCACCACCTTCTCAAAATTTCTCTCTTGATCCCGCCGTCGCCGCCATCGGACCCTCCGTCCCTGGAAACTTTCCCTACAACCACAACAATTACCACCACCAGCATGACCAGTCTCGCTCTCCTTTCCCTCTCTCTCATCAAACTCAAAACCCCAATTACTCCTATCAAGGGTTTCAACGACCTAATACTCATACGCCATCGATTTTCTCCGCCCCACATCAGCATTTCGATCTCCTCCGCCGTCAGCAACCACCGCAGCAGCAGCATTCCGGTACTGGGTACTTCGGTAATTTCCCCAATACTAGTAATTCTGCTGAAGATGGGAGTTTAAGATTGAAGAAATTGGAGTTGGAATTGAATTTGTTGAAGGAACGTGAACTAGGTTCAGGTTTAGGGACTAGGGGGGTTAATGGGTTTGATTCAAATCGAAGAATTGACCCTAATGTGAATTGGGGTTATGGTTCGCCCGAGCAAAGACGGTCCGGTCCTCCACCGGGGTTTTCGAGCACGCCCGGCAACCAAAGGCGGGATTTTGGCAGTTTGAGCAATGGGCGTGGGGAAATTAGTAGTTCCTCTGGTGAATTGAAGAGGAGTAATCATAGGGGCTTTGGTTCTAATAGTAAGAGTTATGAGAATGAAAGACGATTATCGAGTAGAGATAGTGGAAATGGGCTTAGTGGACAGCTTGAGCACCCTGGTTTGCCTACTGGGAGTAGCCTTCATTCTGTTTTGGCTTCAGATATCGAGTTTTCTTTGCTGAATGATCATGATGAAGGGGTGGATAATGGGGCTTATCAAGATGAAGTTGATGATGTGAGTGAACAACTAGCTGAATCAGTTCTTGAAGAGGATCAAGCTGATACTAGTGCTACGACGAAAAACAGCCGTGATAAG GACTTCAGAAAAGATGCTAGAGGGAAATGGATCCTTTCGCAAAGGATAAGGAACACCAGAAGGACGATTGAATGTAGGAAAGACATAGACCGGTTGGATGCCCCTTTTCTTGCAATTTACGAGTCTCTAATACCAGCAGAAGAGGAGAAGGCAAAGCAAAAGCAGTTGTTGACATTGTTGGAGAAGCTTGTTTGCAAGCACTGGCCTAAAGCTAAGCTTTATCTGTATGGATCATGTGGCAACTCTTTTGGAGTCTTGAAGAGTGACATTGATGTCTGCCTTGCCATTGATGATCCATATCTCAACAAGGTTGTAATGTTGGTGAAACTGGCTGAGATTCTAAAGTCATCAAATCTCCAAGATGTGCAG GCACTGACACGTGCACGGGTTCCCATAGTGAAGCTTATGGATCCAGTGACAGGAATATCATGTGACATTTGCGTAAACAATGTTTTGGCCGTTGTAAATACAAAGCTACTTCGAGATTATGCAGAAATTGATGGGAGACTAAGGCAGTTGGCATTTCTTGTAAAACACTGGGCGAAGTCCAGAGGAGTCAATGAAACTTACCAGGGAACTCTATCTAGTTATGC GTATGTGCTGATGTGCATTCATTTTTTACAGCTGCGTAATCCTCCCATCCTTCCCTGCTTACAG AGAATGAAAGCAACATACGCAGTGACTGTTGATAATATCGAATGTGCTTTCTTTGATGAAGTTGAAAAACTGCGAGATTTTGGAGCCAGAAATAACGAAAATATCTCCAAGTTATTGTGGGGGTTCTTTCATTATTGGGCATATTGTCATGATTATCCAAATCATGTCATATCCGTTCGCCATGGCTATATCCTCAG GAAACAAGAGAAAGATTGGACAAGAAGAGTGGGAAATGATcgtcatctaatatgcatagaaGACCCGTTTGAGACATCCCATGATCTAGGACGAGTAGTAGACAAACGCAGCATAAAAGTCCTACGGGAGGAATTTGAACGAGCTGCAGAGATCTTGCAGAACGATCCTAATCCTTGTGTAACGCTTTTTGAGCCTTATATCCCTGGTTGA
- the LOC110795791 gene encoding probable carboxylesterase 8 isoform X2, with protein sequence MDPYKFLKISPNPDGTITRLTPTILVPTTEQQQQNISNSETDEDDHTVVSKDVPLNTAKNTFVRIFRPAALQHYSTSKLPLIIYFHGGGFVFYSAGTVFFHKSCNSMSAAIPAVIVSVDYRLAPESRLPAAYDDAVEAILWVRDQALSCGSGGEGADPWLQEFADFGRCFLMGSSSGANITYHADHDLSPMKIKGLIINQAYFGGVERTDSELRLVDDKIIPLPANDVMWSLALPVGADRNHGFCNPMAENTHSDKIGRLPSCLVNGYEGDPLVDRQKEFVKMLESRGVHVVAVFDEGGFHAVELFEPQRAQALVVMIKDFIGSVSPRSTI encoded by the exons ATGGATCCTTACAAATTCCTTAAAATATCCCCAAACCCAGATGGCACAATTACCAGACTTACCCCTACCATCTTGGTACCAACAactgaacaacaacaacaaaatattAGTAATTCTGAAACTGATGAAGATGATCACACAGTTGTCTCCAAAGATGTACCTCTTAACACAGCCAAGAACACCTTTGTTCGCATTTTCCGACCTGCAGCATTACAACACTACTCAACTAGCAAGCTCCCTCTTATTATTTACTTTCACGGTGGCGGTTTCGTGTTTTACTCAGCTGGCACAGTCTTCTTTCATAAGTCCTGCAACAGCATGTCTGCTGCTATTCCTGCTGTCATTGTGTCTGTGGATTATCGGTTGGCGCCGGAGAGTCGTCTCCCCGCCGCGTATGATGATGCTGTTGAAGCTATCTTGTGGGTCCGGGACCAAGCTTTGAGCTGTGGTAGTGGTGGAGAAGGAGCTGATCCTTGGTTGCAAGAGTTTGCTGATTTTGGTCGGTGTTTTCTGATGGGTAGTAGTTCTGGTGCCAATATTACTTACCATGCAG ATCATGATCTATCACCAATGAAGATCAAAGGGCTAATAATAAATCAAGCATATTTTGGAGGAGTGGAGAGAACAGATTCAGAATTAAGATTAGTCGATGACAAAATCATTCCATTACCAGCTAATGATGTCATGTGGTCACTTGCCCTGCCCGTTGGTGCTGACCGTAACCACGGTTTCTGCAATCCAATGGCTGAGAACACCCACAGTGACAAGATCGGACGGCTCCCAAGCTGCCTCGTCAACGGGTACGAAGGGGACCCACTTGTGGACAGGCAGAAGGAATTTGTTAAAATGCTAGAGTCACGTGGTGTGCACGTGGTGGCCGTATTTGACGAGGGAGGGTTCCATGCTGTGGAGTTGTTTGAGCCTCAACGAGCCCAAGCTTTGGTTgttatgattaaggattttattgGGTCCGTTTCTCCAAGATCCACTATTTAG